CGCCGGGTTTCACCGTCGTGGCGGGCCCCACCGACGCGGTGGACGCGCTCCAGGCGAAGCTGGAGGCGCAGAAGGTGGAGGTGTCGCGGCTGCACACGTCGCACGCGTTCCACTCCCAGATGATGGACCCCATCGTGGAGGAGTTCCGCCAGGCGGTGGCGAAGGTCGCTCGCAAGGAGCCCAAGGACCTCTACCTGTCCAACGTCACCGGCACCTGGGTAACGCGCGAGGACGCGGTGAGCCCGGCGTACTGGGCGCGCCACCTGCGCGACGCCGTGCGCTTCCAGGACTCGGCGACGCTGCTGTTGAACGACCCGGAGCATGTCTTCCTGGAGGTCGGACCCGGCAACGCGCTGGCCACGCTGGTGCGCCGCAACGCACAAGAAGGCACCTTCCCGTCCATCCTCACGACGCTGCCCGCGCCGCGCGACGCCCAGCAGGATGCGCTCGCGCACGCCGCGGATGCGTTCGCGAAGCTGTGGCTCGCGGGCGCGAAGACGATTGCGGGCCGCGTCTACAAGGGCGAGTCCCGCCGCCGCATCCCCCTGCCCGCCTACCCCTTCCAGCGCGAGCGCTACGACCTGCTCAAGGGTCCGCCGCCCGCGCTGCCTCGCACCGCCGCCACGCGGCCCGCGACGACGCAGGGTGTGGAGTTGACCGTCCCCGCGTGGCCGCGCACGCGCGCCTCGCCGCAGGTGCCGTCGCTCTCCGGCCAGCGTTGGCTGGTGCTGGAGGCGGACACGCCGGTGGCCGCGCGCGTGTCGGAGCGGCTGCGCCAGGCGGGCGCGGACGTGGTGTCGCTCGTCGCGGGACAGGGCGCGTCGGATCCGGTGACGAAGCGCTTCGCCGTGGATCCCTCGTCCCCGGACGCGCTGGGCGAGCACCTGGAGCGCCTGAGCGCAGAGGACTGGACGCCCGCGCACATCGCGTACCTGTGGCCGCTGGTGAAGGAGCCGCGCGACCTGGAGTCGGGGCTCGCGGCGTCGTTCCATGGGCTGCTCGCGCTGGGGAAGGCCGTGGGTCCGGGCGCGGCGAAGACGCCCGTGACGCTGGACGTGGTGACCACCGGCGCCCAGGACGTCACGGGCGAGGAGCCGCTGCTGCCCTGGCAGGCGGCCGCGGTCGGTGCCAGCCGCGTGCTGCCGCAGGAGTACCCCGGCCTCACCGTGCGCGCCGTCGACGTCACCTGGCCCGCGCCGGACGAGTCCGCGTCGGGCCCGTGGCTGGAGCGGCTGGTGACGGAGCTGGCCACCGGCGAGGACCCGGTGGTCGCGCTGCGCGGCCCGTACCGCCACGTCGAGGCGTTCGAGACCCTCGACACGCCAGCCCCCACGGAACAGGCCGGCCTCAAGGACGGCGGCGTCTACGTCATCGTCGGTGGCCTGGGCCGCGTGGGGCTCGCGCTCGCGGAGCAGCTCACGCAGGCGGTGAAGCCGAAGCTCGTGCTGCTGTCGCGCCGCACGCTCCCCGCCCCCGGGGAGTGGGACGCGTGGCGCGCGGGCCATGACGCGCAGGACGCGACGTCCAGGGCCATCGACCGCATGCGCGCGCTGGAGCGCTCCGGCGCACAGGTCCTGGCGCTTCGCGCGGACGCGGGCGTGCCCGGTCAGCTCGACAAGGCGCTCCAGGTCGCGGAGGCGAAGTTCGGCCGCATCGACGGCGTCTTCTACGCGGCCGGTGACGGCGGCATGGCCACCCGCATCTCCGTGGCCGAGGCCACGCCGGAGGCCACCACCCCGCTGCTGTCCGGCCGCTTCGGAGGCCTCACGCAGCTGGCGGAGGCGCTGGCGTCGCGGCAGCCGGACTTCGTCGTGGTGCAGTCCTCCCTCACCGTGGTGCTGGGCGGCATGGCGGTCAGCGCGGTGGCGGCGGCGCACGCCGGCATGGACGCGGTGGCGGCCCGGCAGGCCCGGCAGGGCGGCACCCGCTGGTACACCGTGGACTGGGACGTGTGGGGCGTGGGAGAGGGCTTCCGGCCCGACGCCGTCATCCCTCCCGCCGAGGGCTTCCGCCTCCTGCGCGCGCTGCTCACCCAGCCCACCGGGGGACGCTTCCTCGCGTCGCTCGGGTCGCTGGAGGCGCGGCGACAGGTGGCTCGCGACGGTGCCTCCACCTCCCGCGCGGGCGGAAGCGGCAGCGGCAAGCACCCGCGTCCTCCGCTGGCCAACGCCTTCGTCGCTCCGCGCGACGAGACCGAGGAGAAGGTCGCCGCGCTCTGGCAGGACCTGCTGGGCGTGGAGTCGGTGGGCATCACCGACAACTTCTTCGAGCTGGGCGGCCACTCGCTGCTGGGCGTGCAGTTGCTGTCGCGCATCCGCGAGGCCTTCCAGGTCGAGCTGTCCATGCGCGCCCTCTTCGAGTCCCCCACCGTGGAGGTGATGACGGTGGCCATCGTGGAGGCGAGCGCCAGTCAGCTCGATCCCGAAGCCCTGGAAGCCATGCTCGCGGAGCTGGAGCAGAGCTGAAATCCCCCCTTGGAACGCCGGGCCCGCGCGCACTCCCGTAGTACGGTGCGCGGGCCCTTGACCCTCCTGCCCCCCAGGAGAAAGAGACGTGGAATGAGCCTCTCGCAACGCCTGACCATCACCCAGCCCATGCGGGTCTTCTGGATCACCTGGTTCGGCCAGCTCATCTCGATCCTCGGCTCCGGTCTCACGTCCTTCGGCGTGGGCGCGAAGGTGTTCCTCGACACGCGCTCCACCACGCAGTTCGCGCTGCTGTCCTTCTTCGCGCTGGCGCCCATGGTGGTGCTGTCCCCCATCGCGGGGACGCTCATCGACCGCTGGGACCGCCGCCGCGCCATGCTGCTGGCGGACCTGGGCAACGGCTTCACCACGCTGCTCATCTTCAGCATGTTGCTGGCCAGCGAACGGGGGCTGTTCAAGCTGGAGACCTGGCACTTCTACCTGCCCGTCTCCCTGGGCGCGTGCTTCGGCGCCTTCCGCTGGCCGGCCTTCTTCGCCACGGTGACGCTCATCGTGCCCAAGCAGCACCTGGGCCGCGCCAACGCCATGGCGGAGGTGGCCAGCGGCGCCAGCCAGATCCTCTCCCCCATCATCGCGGGAGCGCTCATCGACAGCGTGGGCCTGAAGGGCGTGCTGACGGTGGACGTCTGCAGCTTCTTCATCGCCGTCACCACCCTGCTGATGGTCCGCTTCCCGCGGCCCACCGCCTCCGCGGAGGGTCAGCAGGGCAAGGGGTCGCTGCTCGCGGAGATGAAGCAGGGCTGGGCCTTTATCAGCGCGCGCAAGGGGCTCTTGTCCCTGATGGCCTTCACCGGCGTGGCCGTGCTGTGCATGGACCTGGTGGTGCTGCTCATCACCCCCCTGGTGCTCGCCTTCACGGACATCTCCACGCTGGGCCGCATCGCGTCCATCGCGGGCGTGGGCGCGCTGCTGGGCGGCATCGGCATGGGCGTGTGGGGCGGCGCCAAGAACCCGCTGTACGGCATCCTCGGCTTCCATGCGTTTTCGGGCGTGGTGCTCTTCATGGCCGCGCCGTCACCCAGCGTGCCGCTGGTCGCCACCGCCGCCGCGCTCTACCTGTTCACCATGCCGCCCGTGATGGCGGGCATCCAGTCCATCTGGCAGCGCAAGATTCCCTCCGACCTCCAGGGCCGCGCCGCCGCCGTGAAGCGGATGATCATCCTCTGCGTGTCACCGCTCGCGAGCCTCATCGCGGGGCCGCTCGCGGATGACATCTTCGAGCCGGCCATGCGTGAGGGGGGCGCGCTCGCCAGCAGCATGGGCCGCCTGCTGGGCGTGGGCCCGGGGCGCGGCATCGCCGTCATCTTCATCGTCCTGGGCGTGCTGACGCTCACGAACGTCGCGGCCGGGTGGCTCAACCCGCGCCTGCGCAACCTGGACAAGGAGCTGCCGGACGCGCTCCCGGACACGCCGCCCTCCACCCCTGACGACACCGCCGCCCCCAACGCCCCCACCGCTGGAGCCTCCGCGTCATGAGCGCCGTCACCCAGATTCTGCGCATGCTGCGCATGCTGCCGTCCGCCATGGCCGTGGCCACCCCGGGCGTGGGTCCCTGGCTCGCCCGCCGCCGCTGGACGCGCGAGGAGGGCACGCTCACCCTCCCCGGCCTGCACGGCAAGGTGGAGGTGCTGCGCGACACGTGGGGCGTGCCGCACCTCTTCGCCAACGACGAGCACGACCTCTTCTTCGCCCAGGGCTACGTGCACGGGCAGGACCGGCTGTGGCAGCTGGAGATGGGCCGCCGGCTGGTGGACGGCCGGCTCGGGACCCTGCTGGGGCCCATGGGCGTGGGCGC
The sequence above is drawn from the Corallococcus sp. NCRR genome and encodes:
- a CDS encoding type I polyketide synthase, with translation MSDAVGGGEERIAIVGLSGRFPGAQTLEGFWEMLRRGGDARRVPTDAELDDAGVPQALRAHPQWVRSSYVLEDATEFDAGLFGYSPREAELMDPQQRIFMECAWESLDNAGYDPGRFKGAVAVYASVSLSSYLLRALMRQPDLMDAAGSFGVMLANDKDYVATRVSHRLGLRGPSATVQTACSSSLVALHLACQSLLSGESDMALAGGSSVSFPQTAGYLYQEGMIFSPDGYCRAFDAKANGTVRGAGAAVVVLKRLSDALKDGDTIHGVLLGTAVNNDGAGKVGFTAPSVEGQAAVIAEALAISGVTPDDIQYVEAHATGTPLGDPIEVAALNQAFGGKETGQKRVALGSLKAAIGHLDAAAGIAGVVKTVLAMEHGEIPASPHFEKPNPVIDFDAGPFFVPSQPRPWTSPNGPRRAGVSAFGIGGTNTHVILEEAPKAAAPAPSKRAWHVLPLSARTPAALDAATEQLASHLDANPNVSLSDVAYTLQVGRHAHEHRRAVVVKDVADAKAALRDARRLLGGSGTNTRRPVVFLFSGQGSQYVDMGRGLYEQEPAFRAEVDACAEKLKAHLGLDLRTVLYPPADGREKATEQLKQTSLTQPALFVIEYALAKLWASWGVTPQAMVGHSIGEYVAACLSGVFSLDDALALVATRGRLMQSLPSGSMLSVRMTPEALAPLMDARISVAAVNAPGFTVVAGPTDAVDALQAKLEAQKVEVSRLHTSHAFHSQMMDPIVEEFRQAVAKVARKEPKDLYLSNVTGTWVTREDAVSPAYWARHLRDAVRFQDSATLLLNDPEHVFLEVGPGNALATLVRRNAQEGTFPSILTTLPAPRDAQQDALAHAADAFAKLWLAGAKTIAGRVYKGESRRRIPLPAYPFQRERYDLLKGPPPALPRTAATRPATTQGVELTVPAWPRTRASPQVPSLSGQRWLVLEADTPVAARVSERLRQAGADVVSLVAGQGASDPVTKRFAVDPSSPDALGEHLERLSAEDWTPAHIAYLWPLVKEPRDLESGLAASFHGLLALGKAVGPGAAKTPVTLDVVTTGAQDVTGEEPLLPWQAAAVGASRVLPQEYPGLTVRAVDVTWPAPDESASGPWLERLVTELATGEDPVVALRGPYRHVEAFETLDTPAPTEQAGLKDGGVYVIVGGLGRVGLALAEQLTQAVKPKLVLLSRRTLPAPGEWDAWRAGHDAQDATSRAIDRMRALERSGAQVLALRADAGVPGQLDKALQVAEAKFGRIDGVFYAAGDGGMATRISVAEATPEATTPLLSGRFGGLTQLAEALASRQPDFVVVQSSLTVVLGGMAVSAVAAAHAGMDAVAARQARQGGTRWYTVDWDVWGVGEGFRPDAVIPPAEGFRLLRALLTQPTGGRFLASLGSLEARRQVARDGASTSRAGGSGSGKHPRPPLANAFVAPRDETEEKVAALWQDLLGVESVGITDNFFELGGHSLLGVQLLSRIREAFQVELSMRALFESPTVEVMTVAIVEASASQLDPEALEAMLAELEQS
- a CDS encoding MFS transporter, translating into MSLSQRLTITQPMRVFWITWFGQLISILGSGLTSFGVGAKVFLDTRSTTQFALLSFFALAPMVVLSPIAGTLIDRWDRRRAMLLADLGNGFTTLLIFSMLLASERGLFKLETWHFYLPVSLGACFGAFRWPAFFATVTLIVPKQHLGRANAMAEVASGASQILSPIIAGALIDSVGLKGVLTVDVCSFFIAVTTLLMVRFPRPTASAEGQQGKGSLLAEMKQGWAFISARKGLLSLMAFTGVAVLCMDLVVLLITPLVLAFTDISTLGRIASIAGVGALLGGIGMGVWGGAKNPLYGILGFHAFSGVVLFMAAPSPSVPLVATAAALYLFTMPPVMAGIQSIWQRKIPSDLQGRAAAVKRMIILCVSPLASLIAGPLADDIFEPAMREGGALASSMGRLLGVGPGRGIAVIFIVLGVLTLTNVAAGWLNPRLRNLDKELPDALPDTPPSTPDDTAAPNAPTAGASAS